TACGCGTCATCGTCGTTGAGAGAGACTTTGTCTCCGCTCAAGAAGAGTCCGCCCGGCGATAGTCTCTGGAATACCAGGCTGTATACCTCCCTTTGTTCGTCCGGACACAGGTTATGGATCGTTAGTGCCGAACAGATGATGGGAAACGTCCCAAGCCCAGGAAGGATCTCTCGCATATCACCGAAATGGATACCGAACCGCTCTCCGAAACCAGACAGTTCCGCCCCGGCCCTCGCTACCATGCCCACAGATCTATCGATTGTCTCCAGTCTCACCCGCGAGTCGGCCTCAAGGATGATCCGGCTCGTATAGCCGGTCCCGCACCCGACTTCCAACACCGTCACCGCTTCACCCGGAATCCGACCGAGCTCTTGTGCTAGCGCCTCACGGAACCTTGTATGAATTCGATCATAATCCGGATCGATCGCCGTCCACAAATCGTACTGATCCACAATCCCAGAGAAACGATCTTTACTCACAGTATTCCCCTTTCACCAAGAAGTACCCAGGTTGAACAATATTTCGTTACCAGCCATACCACCCCCACCCATGCCATGCTGCAGCATGAGAGACGGTGTCACCAGTGTCGATCCAACCCGTAATGGCCACGCTATACCCAGACGAACGAAACTTACGGCCTCAGGCGACACCCCGTATGCATGGCCATGCCCACCGAAGGCAAACGTCACAACCGAGCTCACACCTCCGATAGGAACATCGCGTGCAAACTCCGCCTTGTAAACGACACCCCCCGGAAGCACGGATTTGTTCTCCGGTATGTCCACTTCCAACGACAGCGACGGTGTGAAACCGGCAATCGTCGGAAACGTTACGATGTCCTTCATGCCAAACAGATCACCACGAAGAGAACCCACCGGATGAAGATCGTAGTAGGCAAGGGAAAGACTATGCCGGACCGATCCCCACGAGACAGTGCATCCTAAGGAGAAATCAATTTCATCCCCGCTGCGGAAATGCAGAGTGTCCCCGAGATGCAGCGACGCCCAGACATTCGCGTAGCAGTTCTCGCGACTTACCGTCACGGATGGCTGCAGTGCGGGAGCTGGGATAATCCTCGCCCCATTCATACCACCGATATGCTGATTCCGCACATCGACCGACCCGGACCAGCTGAATACCGGACCGTCTCCCGCGAAACAGACGGTGCCCGGAGTGCCGAGCAGTATGGCCATCACAGCCAACAAGAACCCAGAACGTGTTTTCATCACAAACCCCTTTCAGATCAGTTGTTCAGGTACTCTGCGGGAAAAACCGCATCGGATCAGACTACTCCCGTATTGTATTTATGTCAACTATTTCAGACGACAACTATTGATTTATCCGGAAAAACGTACTATACTAGGGAAACAACGTTATGAATCAGCAGACGCTCGCTCAGCTCGAAGAACTCCATCTGTCCCCCAATGAGGCCCGGGTCTATTTGGCATTGTTCGAGACCGGGCAGACGTCGGCCGGAGAAATCATTCGCAAAACGCAGCTCCACCGGAGCGTCGTCTATGAGACACTCGACAAGCTCCTCGAGAAAAAACTTGTTGCCAAGCTCACTCGTCAGCATATCGCCCATTTCCAGGCGCTTGACCCCGATCGACTCCTGCAAAATATCCATCGACAGGAGACCATCGCCCAAGATCTGGTCCGCGACCTCAAGGTACTCGCCAAGACCAACCAACCAGAAATCACCATCTATGAGGGCGTGGAATCCTACAAGCGTTTCTGGCTCGAATCCATGGAGCGTTTGCCGAAAGGATCGACGGACTACGTCGCAGGATCTATCGGCGCCCCATGGTACGAGGTGATGGGCAAGAAGTCTATCGATCAGTATTTCCGTACCGCCAAGAAAAGAAATATCGGCTGGAAGATGATCGTTTTCGATATGGACGACTACGAACAGACCTTCTTCAACAGGTATCCCGACTTCCGCTGGGAGTGCCGGCTCATCGATCGGCCCATGGCCAAAGAAGGGAATTTCAACATTTTTGGGACCGAGAGCGTCATTCTCCATTCCGCCACCGAGCCCATGATCATCGAAGTGAAGAATCAGAGTCTCGTGAAAGTCTTCCAAAATCTCTTCGACATCCTCTGGGAGAACGGCAAGGATATCAAGAGCTGGAAAAAGTAGCGCTGAGACATAAAAAAACCGAGACCAATGAAGGCTTCGGTTTTTTTATTGTAAAATTTTGTATGAAGACCCTACAGAGATAGGCTCTAGACTTTCCGGAGTGGAGCTACTCCAAGCATCATTTTCTTCACGCCCGCGCGCTTGAACGCGACTGAGACGAGACTGCCGTCAAGTGCGATGACGAGGCCATTGCCAAACTGCTGATGCTCAACCATGTCGCCCGGCCGCAGGTCCTTAGCTGGCGAGATTGGTTCACCGCTCGTTTCAGCGCTCTGAACTGGAGCGGTGAAGCGGCGGATCGGGGCCGCATAACTTTTTCGTTTCGGTTTAGCGAATGACAAATTCATGCCATTGGATTCACGCTTCGTGACGAGTACTTCAGGGATCTCTTCGAGGAAACGTGACGGCGGATTCATCTGAGTCGATCCGAAGATTGTCCGCATATCCGCGTGAATAAGATAGGCTTTCTCCTTGGCTCGGGTCAGCGCCACATACATGAGCCGGCGTTCTTCTTCAAGTTCCGCCCCCGACAAGGCACTCCGCGAATGAGGGAAGATCCCTTCCTCGAGCCCGACGATGAAGACGACCGGGAACTCAAGCCCTTTGGCGGAGTGAACGGTCATGAGATGGATGGCATCAGCGCGCTGATCAATCGTGTCCGTGTCCGAGGCAAGCGCCACCTCCTCGAGGAACCGACTCATCGCTTCACGAATCGGCACGCCATCGAACTTCTGCGCAACCGAAAAAAGCTCCTGGACGTTTTCCTCGCGCGCCTCGCCTTCGGGTGTCCCATCACGGAGACTCTCCAGATAGCCGCTCTCGCGCGTGATGACATCGAGGAGTGCTCGCAGCGTCAGGCCGGCTTCATGGAGGAGGCTGTCCTGCCAATGGGCAAAGAGTTCCATGAAGGTTTCGATTGTTGCAATCTTCCGATCAGGGAGAATGCCTTCAGACTTGAGTATCGGAATGATAGCGAGGAAATCGATCTCACGTGCCCGAGCCGTATCGGTCCAGGCCTTCAAGGTGGTCGGACCAATCCCGCGCTTCGGCTCATTGACGATCCGTTCGAGTGCGAGGACGTCCCGCGGGTTAGCGAGAAAGCGTACATAGGCGACGACATCCTTCACTTCCTTGCGCTGATAAAATTTCAGGCCGCCGACAATTTTGTACGGCAATGACTCGCGAAGAAAAGCCTCTTCGATACTGCGCGACTGAGCATTGGTCCGGTACAAGACGGCAAACGAATGGTACGGGATATGCCGTTCCCGAACGATTTGCTTGATCTCTCGAGCGACGAATCCGGCTTCATCCTCCTCACTTTCAGCTGGATACAACGCGATGTTTTCACCCGATGATTTGTCCGTCCACAGTTTTTTGTGGCGCTGATTGACATTGTTGCCGATGACCGCCGTCGCCGCATCGAGGATGATCTGCGTCGAGCGGTAATTCTGATCGAGCGTGATGACCGCTGCCTCGGGATAGTCGGTCTCAAAGGAGAGGATGTTGCGGATATCAGCCTGCCGCCAAGAGTAGATGGATTGGTAATCGTCGCCAATCACAAAGAGGTTCTGGTACTTCGCCGCGAGGAGCTTGACCAACTGGTACTGGAGCGGGTTCGTATCCTGATACTCATCAACCAGGATGTAGCGGAAAGTCTCTTGATAATGCTCGAGCACATCCGGGTGCTCGGCAAAGAGGCGCACCGTGAGGAGGATGAGGTCATCGAAATCGAGCGCATTCGCCGCGACGAGTCCTGCCTGATAGCGCTCGTAAACCTTGCCCACGAGTTCCTCAAAGTAGCCATCTGCCAGGCTCAGGAAACGCTCGGTCGAAAGCTCCCGGCTCTTCGCATTCGAGATTGCTTCCAGGATTGAGCGCGGCTTCACTTGGTCCGGATTCATTTCAAGCGCCTTCATCGATTTCTTCACGAGTGAAAGCTGTTCATCCGCGTCAACGATATTGAAATCTTTGCCATAGCCCAGCCGATCGATATCGCGACGAAGGATGCGGGCCGAGATATTGTGAAACGTTCCGATGAATTGCGGCATCCGGAAATGCTTTCCTTCGTTTTCCGCTGCCCGCTCCAACATGTGGGCTATTCGTTCGCGCATCTCCTGAGCCGCCTTATTGGTGAACGTCACCGCGAGAATCGCTTCTGGCGCAACGTGTTTCCCAGCCAGGAGATAGGCGATCCGGTGGGTCAGGGTTTTCGTCTTGCCACTCCCCGCCCCAGCCAAGATCAAAACCGGCCCATCGACGGTCTCGACTGCGCGTTTCTGCTCCGGATTCAGCCCCGTTTCCCAAAATGACATAGGACTGTATTGTAGCATTTCTGTATCGGATCTTCATTCCACGTGACAAGCACCTTCGACCAAGAGAAGGGTCTACCCGAGGCTCTCCTATGCTATAATTGTGGACTATGCAAGAACGCCTCCGCAAATTATTCGAACAAATCGAGGAACACCCGCTCACGCTTGGCTCATGGGCGCTGACCCTCCTCGCCATCATCATCGGTCGAATCTGGATCGAAAATACTTTTGAATCATTGCAGTTTGCCTTCGCCGACCAGTTCTTCTATCAGTTTTCACACCACCTTTTTACGTTCACAACGATTTTCCTCGCTACACTGCCGATTGTCGCCTGGGCAGGGAAAATTGAACTCCGGAAAGCAGCCAATCTTCTCCTCGTCGGCTTCCTCCTCATCTGGACCCCCCCCATTATCGACGAAATCATCTCGCACGGCGCTGGTCTTTGGAGCTTCTACGCCTTTGACAGCCTAACTGGCCTCGTACAGCGCTACTTTACCTTCTTCGGTGACCGACCCGATATTGGTGTCACTTATGGCCCACGCATCGACACCGCACTTTCAATCATTTTCCTCACGCTCTATACCTACATCAAGACGCGACGAGTGGGGCGTGCTGCCATAGCTGGTTGGCTCATCTATACTCAGACATTCCTGTTTGCCGCACTTCCTTCAATCGCTACCTTCCTTCTCATCGGACCAAACATCGGCTTCTTGTCCGTCACTGAGCACGACATTGCCCTACTCATCCTTGCCCCTGCACCACTCTTCGGCCTCGACCCGCCGACCATACCGAGTGTTATCTCCATCAAGATGAGCCTCATTTATACTACGCTAATCATCCCCCTCATCGGCGTGCTTGTATTTACTTTTTTCCGAACCACCTTCTGGGCGCTTATCCATAATGCCCGATTCCCCCAGCTCCTCTACCATACTGGATTATTTCTTGTTGGCGCCGGGCTCGCTTCTCTCTACGGAGAGTCGAACTGGATTCCTAATTTCTTTCACTTTGCCGGAGTTTTGGCGCTCATCACCGCCGTCAGTTGCGCCTGGCTAGCCTCAGTCGTAGTAAATGACCTCCGGGATGTCGCTATCGACCGGATAACCAACACTCATCGACCATTGGTCACGGGCGCTATCACTGTCCCCACCTACAAAACGATTGGGATTCTTCTCTTTGCCGTCTCAATCTTCTTGGCCGGTCTGGTTTCCACTCAAGCTGCACTCCTGCTCGTCCTGTACCAAGCCCTCGCTTTCCTCTACTCAGCTGACCCGCTCCGCCTGAAACGCATCCCATTGATTGCGACCGCCATCGCTGCCATGGCCAGCCTCCTCATCCTCTTCGCTGGTTTTATCGTTTTCTCGACTGAGAAAAATATCTCCACTCTCCCTGTCTCTATCCCCATTCTCCTCTTTTTCGCTTACCTCGCTATCATCCCCATCAAGGACTTCAAAGACATCGTGGGTGATGCAGCCGATGGAGTCCGCACCCTCCCTGTCATCCTCGGCGAAGGGCGAGCCAAGCGTTTCATCGGTGCCGCCGTTTTCCTTGTTTTCGTCGTTAGTCCATTCGTCTTGTCGATCCGATCACTCTTCCCGCTTGGACTTTTCTTCGGGACACTCGGCTATTGGCTCCTCCAACTCGCCTCCATGGATCATCGCTACCTCAGCTATCGAAAACTCCCGGGTTGGTTCATGCT
This is a stretch of genomic DNA from Candidatus Moraniibacteriota bacterium. It encodes these proteins:
- a CDS encoding class I SAM-dependent methyltransferase, whose protein sequence is MSKDRFSGIVDQYDLWTAIDPDYDRIHTRFREALAQELGRIPGEAVTVLEVGCGTGYTSRIILEADSRVRLETIDRSVGMVARAGAELSGFGERFGIHFGDMREILPGLGTFPIICSALTIHNLCPDEQREVYSLVFQRLSPGGLFLSGDKVSLNDDDAYRETLAIIIRRIEAVRGAHPQECAFFLNHEREDDAIRVTESAVLDMLEQAGFEQVSIGNRAGMHAIINARKGVAK
- a CDS encoding UvrD-helicase domain-containing protein, which codes for MSFWETGLNPEQKRAVETVDGPVLILAGAGSGKTKTLTHRIAYLLAGKHVAPEAILAVTFTNKAAQEMRERIAHMLERAAENEGKHFRMPQFIGTFHNISARILRRDIDRLGYGKDFNIVDADEQLSLVKKSMKALEMNPDQVKPRSILEAISNAKSRELSTERFLSLADGYFEELVGKVYERYQAGLVAANALDFDDLILLTVRLFAEHPDVLEHYQETFRYILVDEYQDTNPLQYQLVKLLAAKYQNLFVIGDDYQSIYSWRQADIRNILSFETDYPEAAVITLDQNYRSTQIILDAATAVIGNNVNQRHKKLWTDKSSGENIALYPAESEEDEAGFVAREIKQIVRERHIPYHSFAVLYRTNAQSRSIEEAFLRESLPYKIVGGLKFYQRKEVKDVVAYVRFLANPRDVLALERIVNEPKRGIGPTTLKAWTDTARAREIDFLAIIPILKSEGILPDRKIATIETFMELFAHWQDSLLHEAGLTLRALLDVITRESGYLESLRDGTPEGEAREENVQELFSVAQKFDGVPIREAMSRFLEEVALASDTDTIDQRADAIHLMTVHSAKGLEFPVVFIVGLEEGIFPHSRSALSGAELEEERRLMYVALTRAKEKAYLIHADMRTIFGSTQMNPPSRFLEEIPEVLVTKRESNGMNLSFAKPKRKSYAAPIRRFTAPVQSAETSGEPISPAKDLRPGDMVEHQQFGNGLVIALDGSLVSVAFKRAGVKKMMLGVAPLRKV
- a CDS encoding UbiA family prenyltransferase, with the protein product MQERLRKLFEQIEEHPLTLGSWALTLLAIIIGRIWIENTFESLQFAFADQFFYQFSHHLFTFTTIFLATLPIVAWAGKIELRKAANLLLVGFLLIWTPPIIDEIISHGAGLWSFYAFDSLTGLVQRYFTFFGDRPDIGVTYGPRIDTALSIIFLTLYTYIKTRRVGRAAIAGWLIYTQTFLFAALPSIATFLLIGPNIGFLSVTEHDIALLILAPAPLFGLDPPTIPSVISIKMSLIYTTLIIPLIGVLVFTFFRTTFWALIHNARFPQLLYHTGLFLVGAGLASLYGESNWIPNFFHFAGVLALITAVSCAWLASVVVNDLRDVAIDRITNTHRPLVTGAITVPTYKTIGILLFAVSIFLAGLVSTQAALLLVLYQALAFLYSADPLRLKRIPLIATAIAAMASLLILFAGFIVFSTEKNISTLPVSIPILLFFAYLAIIPIKDFKDIVGDAADGVRTLPVILGEGRAKRFIGAAVFLVFVVSPFVLSIRSLFPLGLFFGTLGYWLLQLASMDHRYLSYRKLPGWFMLLAAGYGTFLALALGK